The proteins below are encoded in one region of Streptomyces marianii:
- a CDS encoding ectoine synthase encodes MIVRSLKDIENTDRHVKSKSGTWESKRIVLAKEKVGFSFHETVLYAGTETSMWYANHVEAVLCVEGEAELTNDETGEAHWIEPGTMYLLDGHERHTLRPKTDFRCVCVFNPPVTGREDHDENGAYPPPEPEAWGDPQHTEEG; translated from the coding sequence GTGATCGTCCGATCGCTCAAGGACATCGAGAACACCGACCGGCACGTCAAGTCGAAGTCCGGCACCTGGGAGAGCAAGCGCATCGTGCTCGCCAAGGAGAAGGTCGGCTTCTCCTTCCACGAGACCGTGCTGTACGCGGGTACGGAGACGTCGATGTGGTACGCGAACCACGTCGAGGCCGTGCTCTGCGTGGAGGGCGAGGCGGAGCTGACCAACGACGAGACCGGTGAGGCGCACTGGATCGAGCCCGGCACGATGTACCTGCTGGACGGCCACGAGCGCCACACGCTGCGTCCCAAGACGGACTTCCGCTGCGTCTGCGTCTTCAACCCGCCCGTCACCGGGCGGGAGGACCACGACGAGAACGGCGCCTATCCTCCCCCAGAGCCCGAGGCCTGGGGGGACCCCCAGCACACCGAGGAGGGCTGA
- a CDS encoding aminotransferase class V-fold PLP-dependent enzyme: protein MDTLGGAEFAPTSTYLNTSSCGLWPRRSVEAVGMLAQEIADGRPEGSGSTGAVEAARASFARLTGVSADRVALGGSVAVHVGLIAASLPAGSEVLVPEGEFSSMVTPFTTRDLKVRYAPLDSLAEAVASGTALVALSAVQSADGRIADLPAVRAAAAAHGARVLLDASQAAGWLPLDAGRYDYTVTGGFKYLMCPRGASFLTVTEEAQESLVPVHAGLFAAEDPEGSTYGPVERFARSARRYDEPPSYLAYHAAARSLPLLEEIGIAAVHAHNTALAARFREGLRELGHEPVPGDSGIVAVPGLGERRPLLARAGIVVSARAGNLRASFHLYNSAADVDRALDVLSG, encoded by the coding sequence ATGGACACCCTGGGAGGCGCCGAGTTCGCGCCCACGTCGACCTATCTGAACACCTCGAGCTGCGGTCTGTGGCCGAGGCGCTCGGTGGAGGCCGTCGGAATGCTCGCTCAGGAGATCGCCGACGGCCGCCCGGAGGGCTCGGGGAGCACCGGTGCCGTCGAGGCGGCCCGGGCCTCCTTCGCACGGCTGACGGGCGTGTCCGCGGACCGCGTGGCACTGGGCGGCTCCGTCGCCGTCCATGTGGGGCTGATCGCGGCATCCCTCCCCGCCGGATCCGAAGTCCTCGTCCCCGAGGGCGAGTTCAGCTCCATGGTCACCCCGTTCACCACCCGGGACCTGAAAGTGCGGTACGCCCCGCTCGACTCGCTCGCCGAGGCGGTGGCGTCCGGCACCGCGCTGGTGGCCCTCTCCGCGGTGCAGTCCGCCGACGGCCGGATCGCGGACCTGCCCGCGGTGCGGGCCGCGGCGGCCGCGCACGGGGCGCGCGTCCTGCTGGACGCCAGCCAGGCAGCCGGCTGGCTGCCGCTGGACGCCGGCCGGTACGACTACACGGTCACGGGCGGTTTCAAGTACCTGATGTGCCCGCGCGGCGCCTCCTTCCTCACCGTCACCGAGGAGGCCCAGGAGTCACTGGTCCCGGTGCACGCGGGGCTGTTCGCGGCCGAGGACCCGGAGGGCAGCACGTACGGGCCCGTCGAGCGGTTCGCCCGTTCCGCCCGGCGCTACGACGAGCCGCCCTCGTACCTCGCCTACCACGCGGCCGCGCGGTCACTGCCCCTGCTTGAGGAGATCGGCATCGCGGCGGTCCACGCCCACAACACCGCGCTCGCGGCCCGGTTCCGGGAAGGACTGAGGGAGCTCGGGCACGAGCCCGTACCCGGCGACTCGGGCATCGTCGCCGTGCCCGGACTCGGCGAGCGCCGGCCCCTGCTGGCCCGCGCCGGGATCGTCGTGTCGGCCCGCGCCGGCAATCTGCGGGCCTCCTTCCACCTCTACAACTCGGCGGCGGACGTCGACCGGGCGCTCGACGTGCTCTCGGGCTGA
- the thpD gene encoding ectoine hydroxylase: MTTAITDLYPTRGATETAVPRQDPVVWSAPGAPGPISAADLQGYEHDGFLAMPELITPAEVDVYRAELDRLVNDPLIRADERSIVEPKSQSVRSVFEVHKISEIFGALVRDERVVGRARQILGSDVYVHQSRINVKPGFGASGFYWHSDFETWHAEDGLPHMRTVSVSIALTENHDTNGGLMIMPGSHKTFLGCAGETPKDNYKKSLQMQDAGTPSDEALTAFADRHGIRLFTGKAGSATWFDCNAMHGSGDNITPYARSNVFIVFNSVENAAREPFAAPVPRPDFIGARDFTPVR, translated from the coding sequence ATGACCACCGCGATCACCGATCTCTACCCGACCCGCGGCGCCACGGAGACGGCCGTCCCCCGCCAGGACCCGGTCGTGTGGTCGGCGCCCGGAGCGCCGGGCCCGATCTCCGCGGCCGATCTCCAGGGGTACGAACACGACGGCTTCCTCGCGATGCCGGAGCTGATCACCCCGGCCGAGGTGGACGTCTACCGCGCCGAGCTGGACCGGCTGGTCAACGACCCGCTGATCCGCGCCGACGAGCGCTCGATCGTCGAGCCGAAGTCGCAGTCGGTCCGTTCGGTCTTCGAGGTCCACAAGATCAGTGAGATCTTCGGGGCCCTGGTCCGCGACGAGCGCGTCGTGGGCCGGGCGCGGCAGATCCTCGGCTCGGACGTCTACGTCCACCAGTCGCGGATCAACGTCAAGCCGGGCTTCGGGGCCTCGGGCTTCTACTGGCACTCGGACTTCGAGACCTGGCACGCCGAGGACGGGCTGCCGCACATGCGGACCGTGTCGGTGTCGATCGCCCTCACCGAGAACCACGACACCAACGGCGGGCTGATGATCATGCCCGGCTCGCACAAGACCTTCCTCGGCTGCGCCGGTGAGACGCCCAAGGACAACTACAAGAAGTCGCTGCAGATGCAGGACGCCGGGACCCCGTCGGACGAGGCGCTGACCGCGTTCGCCGACCGGCACGGCATCCGGCTGTTCACCGGCAAGGCCGGTTCGGCGACCTGGTTCGACTGCAACGCGATGCACGGTTCCGGGGACAACATCACCCCGTACGCGCGCAGCAACGTCTTCATCGTGTTCAACAGCGTGGAGAACGCCGCGCGGGAGCCGTTCGCGGCACCGGTGCCGCGCCCGGACTTCATCGGGGCGCGGGACTTCACACCGGTGAGGTGA